One segment of Neobacillus endophyticus DNA contains the following:
- the pyc gene encoding pyruvate carboxylase, which produces MARQINKVLVANRGEIAIRVFRACTELNIRTVAIYSKEDAGSYHRYKADEAYLVGKGKKPIDAYLDIDGIIAIAKKSGADAIHPGYGFLSENIHFAKRCEADGIIFIGPKSEHLDMFGDKVKARHQAVLAGIPVIPGSDGPVQSLHEAEEFIDTHGYPIIIKAALGGGGRGMRIVRHREEVEEAFARAKSEAKAAFGSDEVYLEKLIEKPKHIEVQIIGDSFGNIVHLYERDCSVQRRHQKVVEIAPSVSLSDELRNRICDAAVRLMKNVGYVNAGTVEFLVSGSDFFFIEVNPRIQVEHTVTEMVTGIDIVHTQIFVAEGHEIHGPIIGIPMQDKILLYGYAIQSRVTTEDPLNHFMPDTGKIMAYRSGGGFGVRLDAGNGFQGSVITPYYDSLLVKLSTWALTFEQAAAKMVRNLQEFRIRGIKTNIPFLENVVKHEKFLNGEYDTSFIDTTPELFIFPVRKDRGTKMLSYIGTVTVNGFPGIEKKKRPVFSKPRIPEIPYHTPTKEGSKQILDQFGADGLVSWVKNQKQVLLTDTTFRDAHQSLLATRMRTTDIAHIAEPASKLLPELFSFEMWGGATFDVAYRFLKEDPWERLLHLRKKIPNVLFQMLFRGANAVGYKNYPDNVIKEFVHLSASAGIDIFRIFDSLNWVKGMETAIDAVRQSGKIAEAAICYTGDILDSTRTKYNLYYYKNLAKELENQGAHILGIKDMAGLLKPEAAYRLISELKATVDIPIHLHTHDTSGNGIFTYARAIDGGVDIVDAALSSMAGFTSQPSANSLYYALEGSARKPAINIEALERLSHYWEDVRKYYQDFESGMISPHTEVYQHEMPGGQYSNLQQQAKAVGLGERWDEVKEMYSRVNQMFGDLVKVTPSSKVVGDMALFMVQNDLTEQTVLQKGHALDFPDSVVELFEGYLGQPYGGFPEELQNVILKGKKPLEVRPGELLEPVDFDRLKEGLYKELGRQVTEFEVISYALYPKVFLDYMKTVEQFGNISVLDTPTFHYGMRLGEEIEVEIETGKTLIVKLVSIGQPQADGTRIVYFELNGQPREVVIKDENIKATVLSRLKADPKNDSHLAASMPGTVIKVLVEKGERVQQGDHLMITEAMKMETTVQAPYTGVIKDIYVKSSDSIQTGDLLIELVK; this is translated from the coding sequence ATGGCAAGACAAATAAATAAGGTATTGGTCGCCAATAGGGGAGAAATTGCGATAAGGGTTTTTCGCGCTTGTACTGAACTGAATATTCGGACTGTTGCAATTTATTCGAAAGAGGATGCTGGTTCCTATCATCGATATAAAGCGGATGAGGCATACTTGGTTGGAAAAGGAAAAAAACCAATTGACGCCTATTTGGATATCGATGGCATAATTGCCATTGCCAAAAAGAGCGGAGCTGATGCAATCCATCCAGGATATGGGTTCCTCTCGGAAAATATTCATTTCGCCAAACGCTGTGAGGCGGATGGAATTATTTTTATCGGGCCAAAATCTGAACACTTGGATATGTTTGGGGATAAAGTCAAAGCAAGACATCAAGCCGTTCTTGCAGGTATTCCCGTTATACCTGGAAGTGATGGACCTGTCCAAAGTCTTCATGAGGCAGAAGAATTTATAGACACCCATGGATATCCAATCATAATCAAAGCCGCACTTGGCGGCGGTGGAAGAGGGATGAGGATTGTCAGACACCGTGAGGAAGTGGAAGAAGCTTTTGCCCGTGCAAAATCTGAGGCAAAGGCAGCTTTCGGCAGTGATGAAGTTTATCTTGAAAAATTAATAGAAAAACCAAAACATATTGAAGTGCAAATCATAGGCGACAGCTTCGGAAATATTGTTCATTTGTATGAAAGAGATTGCTCTGTACAGCGTAGGCATCAAAAAGTTGTCGAAATTGCACCAAGTGTATCCCTATCGGATGAATTGCGAAATCGAATTTGCGATGCTGCAGTGAGATTGATGAAAAATGTCGGATATGTAAATGCAGGGACAGTTGAATTTTTAGTTTCAGGTAGTGATTTCTTTTTTATTGAAGTGAACCCGCGTATACAGGTTGAACATACGGTAACGGAAATGGTAACAGGGATTGATATAGTGCATACACAGATTTTCGTTGCTGAAGGTCATGAAATACATGGACCAATCATCGGGATTCCAATGCAGGATAAGATTTTGTTATATGGATATGCCATCCAATCCCGGGTTACCACAGAGGATCCGCTTAATCATTTCATGCCTGATACTGGGAAGATAATGGCATACCGTTCAGGGGGAGGATTTGGTGTCCGGCTGGATGCTGGAAATGGATTTCAAGGTTCAGTCATTACCCCTTATTACGATTCGCTATTAGTAAAGCTTTCAACATGGGCGCTTACTTTTGAACAGGCTGCAGCCAAAATGGTACGTAATTTGCAAGAATTCAGAATCAGGGGGATTAAAACAAACATTCCGTTTTTAGAAAATGTGGTAAAGCATGAAAAATTTTTAAATGGTGAATATGACACCTCCTTTATTGATACTACTCCGGAATTATTTATTTTTCCGGTAAGAAAAGACCGTGGAACGAAAATGCTGTCATATATCGGTACGGTAACCGTAAATGGCTTCCCTGGTATTGAGAAAAAGAAAAGACCGGTGTTCTCAAAGCCAAGAATCCCGGAAATTCCATACCATACCCCAACAAAGGAAGGCTCAAAGCAAATTCTGGATCAGTTTGGGGCAGACGGCCTTGTTTCATGGGTGAAAAATCAAAAGCAAGTATTATTGACTGATACTACTTTCAGAGATGCTCACCAATCCCTATTGGCAACCAGGATGAGAACAACCGATATTGCCCATATTGCGGAACCGGCATCAAAGCTGCTGCCAGAATTGTTTTCATTTGAAATGTGGGGGGGCGCTACTTTTGATGTGGCGTATCGATTCTTAAAAGAAGATCCGTGGGAAAGATTATTACATCTCCGTAAAAAAATTCCGAATGTTCTGTTTCAAATGTTGTTTCGAGGCGCAAATGCTGTCGGTTATAAGAATTATCCGGATAATGTTATAAAAGAATTTGTTCATTTGTCTGCTTCGGCAGGTATAGATATATTTCGAATATTTGACAGTTTGAACTGGGTAAAAGGAATGGAAACTGCTATAGATGCAGTCAGACAATCAGGTAAAATTGCAGAAGCAGCCATTTGTTATACAGGAGATATTTTGGATTCCACAAGGACAAAGTACAATTTATATTATTATAAAAACCTAGCAAAAGAGCTTGAGAATCAGGGAGCGCATATTTTGGGTATCAAAGATATGGCAGGATTATTAAAGCCAGAGGCAGCATACCGTCTTATATCTGAATTAAAAGCAACTGTAGATATTCCTATACATCTTCATACCCATGATACAAGCGGAAATGGAATATTTACGTATGCCCGTGCCATAGACGGTGGCGTTGATATCGTGGATGCGGCCCTCAGTTCAATGGCTGGATTCACCTCTCAACCTAGCGCTAATTCACTCTATTATGCACTTGAAGGCAGTGCACGAAAACCAGCTATAAATATTGAAGCTCTTGAAAGACTTTCTCATTATTGGGAAGATGTCCGAAAATATTATCAAGATTTTGAAAGCGGAATGATTTCACCACATACAGAAGTATATCAGCATGAAATGCCAGGTGGGCAATATAGTAATTTGCAGCAGCAAGCAAAGGCGGTGGGATTGGGAGAACGCTGGGATGAAGTGAAAGAAATGTATTCCCGAGTGAATCAAATGTTCGGGGATCTTGTTAAAGTAACCCCATCATCAAAAGTCGTTGGTGATATGGCGCTATTTATGGTGCAAAATGATTTAACAGAGCAGACTGTTTTGCAAAAGGGGCATGCTCTTGATTTTCCGGATTCGGTGGTAGAGCTATTCGAAGGTTATTTGGGTCAGCCGTATGGGGGATTTCCTGAAGAACTTCAAAATGTCATTTTAAAAGGTAAAAAGCCTCTTGAAGTAAGGCCAGGTGAATTGCTGGAACCAGTGGATTTTGACAGGTTGAAAGAGGGCCTATACAAGGAACTTGGCAGACAGGTAACAGAATTTGAAGTTATTTCTTATGCACTGTATCCAAAAGTATTTTTGGATTATATGAAAACCGTCGAACAATTTGGAAATATATCAGTTCTTGATACTCCAACTTTTCACTACGGCATGCGTTTAGGTGAAGAAATTGAAGTTGAAATCGAGACTGGAAAAACCTTAATTGTTAAGCTAGTATCAATTGGACAGCCTCAAGCAGATGGAACAAGAATCGTATATTTTGAATTAAATGGTCAGCCGCGTGAAGTTGTAATTAAGGATGAAAATATTAAAGCAACAGTACTATCCCGATTAAAAGCTGATCCGAAAAATGACTCGCATCTTGCAGCCTCTATGCCTGGGACTGTTATTAAAGTTTTGGTAGAAAAGGGGGAAAGGGTTCAGCAAGGTGATCATCTAATGATAACGGAAGCCATGAAAATGGAAACAACTGTTCAAGCACCATACACAGGTGTAATAAAAGACATTTATGTCAAAAGCAGTGATTCAATACAAACGGGAGATCTCTTGATTGAATTAGTGAAGTGA
- a CDS encoding COX15/CtaA family protein: MQRSLKWLAVATTIGMIFVLIGGALVTKTGSGMGCGRTWPLCHGQVMPTHITSQLIIELAHRLVSGTVGILVLILSIWTWKTIGHIRETKFLSFLSFFFLLLQGLIGAAAVKWGQSSFVLALHFGISLISFAAVFLLTLLIFEIDKKFDAEKLFIDKKMGGHIFAVSIYSYLVIYSGALVRHTKSSLVCRDWPLCLNDAPSLPTNMYEWIQMGHRTAATILFLWILYITYLAVRYYKDQKVIYWGWIISFILVALQACAGVLIIFSRLNLYIALLHAFFITCLFGMLSYFLLLLSRSKKNYS; this comes from the coding sequence TTGCAGCGATCACTGAAGTGGTTAGCAGTTGCAACAACCATCGGTATGATATTTGTTTTAATTGGCGGGGCATTAGTTACAAAAACAGGATCTGGAATGGGGTGTGGAAGAACATGGCCATTATGTCATGGTCAAGTCATGCCAACTCATATAACTTCCCAACTAATCATCGAACTGGCTCATCGCTTGGTGTCAGGCACCGTCGGAATTTTGGTTCTTATCTTATCTATTTGGACTTGGAAGACAATTGGACATATCAGAGAAACAAAATTTCTTTCTTTTCTATCCTTTTTCTTTTTATTGCTTCAAGGATTAATTGGCGCTGCAGCGGTAAAATGGGGGCAATCCAGTTTTGTTTTGGCGCTGCATTTTGGAATTTCTTTAATATCGTTTGCAGCTGTTTTTCTGTTAACATTACTCATTTTTGAAATTGACAAAAAATTTGATGCAGAAAAACTTTTCATTGATAAAAAAATGGGCGGTCACATCTTTGCTGTCTCTATTTATAGTTATCTGGTGATTTATAGCGGCGCACTGGTCCGACATACAAAATCCAGTCTAGTATGCCGTGATTGGCCATTGTGTCTAAACGATGCTCCTTCTCTTCCTACAAATATGTACGAATGGATTCAAATGGGACATCGAACCGCAGCAACCATTCTATTTCTTTGGATTCTGTATATAACCTATTTAGCCGTTCGTTACTATAAAGATCAAAAGGTCATCTATTGGGGCTGGATAATTTCATTTATTCTCGTAGCATTGCAGGCTTGTGCCGGAGTTTTAATTATCTTTAGCAGACTGAATCTCTATATTGCATTGCTGCACGCATTCTTTATCACTTGTTTATTTGGAATGTTAAGCTATTTTTTGCTGCTATTGTCAAGGTCAAAAAAGAATTATTCATAA
- the cyoE gene encoding heme o synthase has translation MPNSKMYGDAAMEKSASGMHSDIEKTSALKDFMALIKIGIVNSNLITTFAGLWLALHFRGMSFLNNLDIVLFTVLGSSLIIAGSCAINNYVDRDIDPLMERTKGRPTVTGKITPGKVLGMGIILISLGTMFLLFTTLTATVIGLLGVFSYVVLYTMWSKRQLVSNTIIGSISGAVPPLIGWAAVDPHLDIMAWSLFVLMFVWQPPHFYALAMRRVNEYRAAGIPMLPVVKGFKTTKIHILLWVALLLPIPFFLKSLGIPFLILATALNIGWLALGIYGYKIKNDIKWAKLMFVYSLQYLTIIFVAMVIVTLI, from the coding sequence ATGCCCAATTCTAAGATGTATGGCGATGCCGCTATGGAAAAAAGCGCTTCTGGCATGCATTCTGATATAGAAAAAACGAGTGCCTTAAAAGATTTTATGGCCTTGATAAAAATTGGTATCGTGAATTCCAACCTCATCACGACTTTTGCTGGACTATGGCTAGCTCTCCATTTTAGAGGAATGAGTTTTCTTAACAATTTGGATATTGTCCTCTTTACAGTCCTGGGTTCATCACTAATTATTGCTGGTTCCTGTGCGATCAATAACTATGTTGACAGAGATATCGATCCATTGATGGAAAGGACAAAGGGAAGACCCACAGTAACAGGAAAAATTACACCTGGAAAAGTTCTTGGGATGGGGATTATCCTTATAAGTCTAGGAACAATGTTTTTATTATTTACTACTCTAACTGCAACAGTAATTGGGCTGCTTGGAGTCTTTAGTTATGTTGTCCTCTATACGATGTGGTCCAAACGCCAATTAGTTTCCAATACGATTATCGGAAGTATTTCCGGAGCAGTTCCTCCACTAATTGGATGGGCAGCTGTAGACCCTCATCTTGATATTATGGCTTGGTCATTATTTGTTTTAATGTTTGTATGGCAGCCACCGCATTTCTACGCATTGGCAATGAGAAGAGTAAATGAATACAGAGCCGCCGGAATCCCTATGCTTCCGGTTGTAAAAGGTTTTAAAACAACTAAAATCCATATATTACTTTGGGTTGCACTTCTTCTACCAATACCATTTTTCCTTAAATCGCTTGGAATCCCATTTCTGATCCTGGCAACTGCCTTAAATATCGGCTGGCTGGCACTTGGGATTTACGGATATAAAATCAAAAACGACATTAAATGGGCAAAACTAATGTTTGTTTACTCCCTTCAATACTTAACTATTATCTTTGTAGCCATGGTCATTGTTACACTAATCTAG
- the coxB gene encoding cytochrome c oxidase subunit II, translating to MKRLAKLRLILLFAILALVLSGCGEPFLSTLQPAGEVANMQFGLMKLSTYIMIGVILVVTIIFVIVFFRFRRKDDTIPKQVEGNHKLEILWTVIPILLLLILAVPTVTTTFKLADVSAMDKKDSKALVINVRAHLYWWDFEYPGQKIVTSQELVVPTNQKVYFNLKSLDVKHAFWIPAVGGKMDVNTDNVNKFWLEFDEKKADEAGNLFYGKCAELCGPSHALMDFKVKAISNDQFNTWVKAMQNVSAPQKATSDLAAQGQAIFNKSCIGCHAVTPSNKLPDTARLAPNLTDFGDRSRIAGILPHDTKHLKEWIHNPEQFKPGNMMAGKYPQMNDQELDALAAYLMSLKVQQ from the coding sequence ATGAAAAGGCTTGCGAAGTTGCGATTAATTTTGCTTTTTGCGATTTTAGCGCTTGTGCTCTCCGGTTGCGGTGAACCATTTCTTTCCACGTTACAGCCTGCGGGTGAAGTTGCAAACATGCAATTTGGTCTCATGAAGTTGAGCACCTACATTATGATTGGCGTTATTCTGGTTGTAACCATTATCTTTGTTATTGTATTTTTCCGTTTTAGAAGAAAAGATGACACAATTCCGAAACAGGTTGAGGGAAATCATAAATTAGAAATACTCTGGACCGTTATTCCTATTCTCCTATTATTAATTCTTGCTGTCCCTACAGTAACAACTACTTTTAAACTAGCAGATGTCTCCGCAATGGATAAGAAAGATTCAAAAGCGCTTGTAATAAATGTGCGTGCACATTTATATTGGTGGGATTTTGAATATCCTGGTCAGAAAATTGTCACTAGTCAGGAATTAGTCGTTCCTACAAATCAAAAGGTTTATTTTAATTTGAAATCATTGGATGTAAAGCACGCCTTTTGGATTCCGGCTGTTGGCGGAAAAATGGATGTTAATACAGACAATGTCAATAAATTCTGGCTAGAGTTTGATGAAAAAAAGGCTGATGAAGCTGGTAATCTTTTCTACGGTAAATGTGCCGAGCTTTGCGGACCTTCACATGCGTTGATGGATTTTAAAGTAAAAGCCATCAGCAATGATCAATTTAATACATGGGTTAAGGCGATGCAAAATGTATCGGCACCTCAAAAGGCAACATCTGATTTAGCTGCTCAAGGGCAAGCAATTTTTAATAAAAGTTGTATTGGCTGCCATGCAGTAACACCTTCTAATAAATTACCAGATACTGCACGTCTTGCGCCGAATTTGACAGATTTTGGTGATAGATCAAGAATTGCCGGTATTTTACCTCATGATACAAAACATTTGAAAGAATGGATTCACAATCCTGAACAATTTAAACCGGGAAATATGATGGCAGGCAAGTATCCACAAATGAATGACCAAGAACTTGATGCTTTGGCCGCCTATTTAATGAGCTTAAAAGTTCAGCAATAA
- the ctaD gene encoding cytochrome c oxidase subunit I: MSTYTQKKGFGGTLWDFLTTVDHKKIAILYLISGGFFFLVGGIEAIFIRIQLAVPNNDFVSAGVYNEIMTMHGTTMIFLAAMPLIFAFMNAVMPLQIGARDVAFPFLNAVSFWMFFFGGVFLNCSWFLGGAPDAGWTDYASLATHSKGHGVDFYVLGLQISGFGTLMGGINFLVTIINMRAPGMTYMRMPMFTWTTFVTSALILFAFPPLTVGLVLMMFDRLFGAKFFEVAMGGNTVIWEHLFWIFGHPEVYILILPAFGIFSETFSIFSRKRLFGYSSMVFATVLIGFLGFMVWAHHMFTDGLGPIANAIFAVATMAIGVPTGIKIFNWLFTMWGGSVKFTTPMHYAFAFIPSFVIGGVTGVMLASAAADYQYHDSYFVVAHFHYVIVGGVVFAILGGTHLYWPKMFGTLLNETLGKITFWLFFIGFHLTFFIQHFLGLWGMPRRVFTYLPGQGFDTANMISSIGAGFMGVAVLIMLINIIATSVKNVKVGNDPWGDGRTLEWSISSPPPFYNFKQLPLVRGLDAYWLEKMEGKNGMTPAEPIGDIHMPNSSILPLIMGLGLFIAAFGAMYRVNGIGWALPVMIIGLLVTFGSMFLRSVKDDHGFHIHKEDLLDEHEKGVKA, from the coding sequence GTGAGTACCTACACTCAAAAAAAGGGTTTCGGTGGGACATTATGGGACTTTTTAACAACGGTAGACCATAAAAAAATCGCGATCCTGTATTTGATCTCTGGCGGATTTTTCTTCTTAGTGGGGGGAATAGAAGCCATATTTATTCGTATCCAATTAGCTGTTCCAAATAATGATTTCGTTAGCGCAGGTGTATACAACGAAATTATGACGATGCATGGTACAACCATGATTTTCCTTGCCGCAATGCCGCTCATTTTTGCGTTTATGAATGCAGTTATGCCATTGCAGATTGGCGCACGTGACGTAGCTTTCCCATTTTTAAATGCTGTTAGTTTTTGGATGTTCTTTTTTGGAGGGGTATTTTTAAATTGTTCATGGTTTTTAGGGGGGGCTCCTGATGCCGGCTGGACGGATTATGCATCACTTGCCACTCACTCCAAAGGACATGGTGTTGATTTCTATGTATTGGGCTTGCAAATTTCCGGTTTTGGAACCTTAATGGGAGGAATTAACTTTCTCGTTACCATTATAAACATGCGAGCACCTGGAATGACGTATATGAGGATGCCGATGTTTACTTGGACGACTTTTGTTACTTCCGCGTTGATTTTGTTTGCATTCCCGCCTCTGACAGTCGGTCTTGTCTTAATGATGTTTGACCGCTTGTTTGGTGCCAAATTTTTTGAGGTTGCCATGGGCGGAAATACGGTCATTTGGGAACATCTTTTCTGGATTTTTGGACACCCGGAAGTTTATATTTTAATCTTGCCTGCATTCGGTATTTTTTCGGAAACTTTTTCGATTTTTTCTAGAAAGCGTTTGTTTGGTTATTCCTCGATGGTTTTTGCAACCGTATTAATCGGTTTTCTTGGTTTCATGGTTTGGGCGCACCATATGTTTACAGATGGTTTGGGTCCGATCGCGAATGCTATTTTCGCTGTTGCAACAATGGCTATTGGGGTGCCAACAGGTATTAAAATATTCAACTGGCTATTTACGATGTGGGGAGGAAGTGTGAAATTCACGACACCGATGCATTACGCATTTGCGTTTATACCTTCATTCGTAATAGGCGGTGTAACTGGTGTCATGCTTGCATCAGCTGCAGCCGATTACCAGTATCATGATTCCTATTTCGTTGTTGCTCACTTCCATTACGTAATCGTAGGCGGTGTTGTATTTGCCATTTTGGGTGGAACCCATCTTTATTGGCCAAAAATGTTTGGAACCCTTTTAAATGAAACACTTGGAAAAATCACATTCTGGCTATTCTTTATCGGTTTCCACTTAACCTTCTTTATTCAGCACTTCTTAGGATTATGGGGGATGCCGCGCCGTGTATTCACTTACTTACCAGGGCAGGGTTTCGATACGGCAAATATGATTAGTTCCATTGGTGCAGGATTTATGGGGGTAGCAGTCCTAATTATGTTAATAAATATCATTGCCACTTCTGTTAAAAATGTGAAAGTTGGTAATGATCCCTGGGGAGATGGCAGAACGCTTGAATGGTCTATTTCATCTCCACCACCATTTTACAATTTCAAACAGCTTCCACTTGTTCGTGGTTTAGATGCATACTGGCTGGAAAAAATGGAAGGGAAAAATGGAATGACACCAGCAGAACCAATAGGGGATATCCATATGCCGAATTCATCCATTTTGCCATTAATCATGGGTCTAGGTTTATTCATTGCCGCATTCGGTGCTATGTATCGTGTAAATGGCATAGGGTGGGCATTACCTGTCATGATTATTGGATTACTTGTTACTTTCGGCTCGATGTTTCTCCGTTCTGTTAAAGACGACCACGGATTCCATATTCACAAAGAGGATTTACTCGATGAACATGAAAAGGGGGTAAAGGCATAA
- a CDS encoding cytochrome (ubi)quinol oxidase subunit III — protein sequence MQAEEKLTYETWPAEPEKSSLEAKNKFLGFWLFLGGETVLFASLFATYISLKDKVPNPSMPHAKDLFELPLTFVATMFLLTSSLTSVYAIYHMKNFAFKKMMLWFGITILLGAGFLGLEIYEFSKYVHEHHTFTSSAFGSAFYALVGFHGGHVAFGLLWCLTLMLRNAKRGLNLYNAPKFYVFSLYWHFIDVVWVFIFTVVYLMGMVG from the coding sequence ATGCAAGCTGAAGAAAAGTTAACATATGAAACATGGCCTGCAGAGCCGGAAAAATCATCCCTTGAAGCAAAAAATAAATTCCTTGGTTTTTGGTTATTCTTAGGGGGAGAGACCGTTTTGTTTGCCTCTCTCTTTGCAACCTATATTTCTTTAAAGGACAAAGTGCCTAACCCTAGTATGCCTCATGCAAAGGATTTATTTGAACTTCCTTTGACATTCGTAGCGACAATGTTCCTATTGACGAGTTCTTTGACGAGTGTTTACGCGATTTATCATATGAAGAACTTTGCTTTCAAAAAAATGATGTTGTGGTTTGGGATCACTATTTTACTAGGGGCAGGATTTTTGGGGCTGGAGATTTATGAGTTTAGCAAATATGTTCATGAGCACCATACATTTACGAGCAGTGCCTTTGGATCTGCATTTTATGCATTAGTTGGATTCCATGGCGGGCACGTCGCGTTTGGCTTATTATGGTGCCTAACCCTGATGCTGCGAAATGCAAAACGTGGCCTAAATCTTTATAATGCACCAAAATTCTATGTATTTAGTTTGTATTGGCATTTCATTGATGTTGTCTGGGTATTTATTTTCACTGTAGTTTATTTAATGGGGATGGTGGGATAA
- the ctaF gene encoding cytochrome c oxidase subunit IVB, with protein MANQQINSGNPRVDIEYRRRKSAEEMRYQMVSFAIMIFLTLIAFATVAIKGFTAWFTAPFIILLAVVQVIFQLYYFMHMSHKGHEAPSLFLYSGLLVGIITILTFSTIIWW; from the coding sequence ATGGCAAATCAACAAATAAATTCTGGCAATCCAAGAGTAGACATTGAATACCGCCGCAGAAAAAGTGCTGAAGAAATGCGCTATCAGATGGTTTCTTTCGCCATTATGATTTTTTTAACATTAATTGCATTTGCTACAGTGGCTATTAAAGGCTTTACAGCTTGGTTTACAGCGCCTTTTATTATTCTTTTAGCTGTTGTACAGGTGATTTTCCAACTTTACTATTTCATGCACATGAGTCATAAAGGACATGAAGCTCCATCTCTTTTTCTGTATTCCGGACTTTTGGTAGGGATTATTACGATTCTCACATTTTCAACGATTATTTGGTGGTAA
- the ctaG gene encoding cytochrome c oxidase assembly factor CtaG has protein sequence MLSLEIFGFEALWSPYFLLTLILVTVAFFLLTIKYRYLFEGNKPITKKQGAIFILAMILLYTIKGSPLDILAHLMFYVHMIQMAFLVLMVPPLFIVGVPEWVWQKIIRFGFFPSIFKLFTNPLIALIVFNVFFSFYHIPIIFDRVMQNMWLHAGYSILLFVLALFMWWPLINQLPEHQTLNGLKKVAYLFGGGILLTPACALIIFSDTPLYATYSDPHVWGKMMSLCVGADNFKNLNLSGPGLFSSMSVLHDQQLGGVLMKIIQEIVYGYMLGHVFFEWYKKDQAESEKEMNQSFNPSIIK, from the coding sequence GTGCTTTCTTTGGAAATTTTTGGTTTTGAAGCACTTTGGAGCCCGTATTTTTTGTTAACACTTATTTTGGTCACCGTAGCATTTTTTCTTCTAACGATAAAATATCGTTATCTATTTGAAGGCAATAAACCGATCACAAAAAAGCAAGGTGCTATATTTATACTGGCAATGATTCTTTTATACACCATTAAGGGGTCTCCTTTGGATATTTTAGCTCATTTGATGTTTTACGTTCACATGATTCAAATGGCCTTTTTAGTCTTAATGGTTCCGCCTCTTTTTATTGTAGGAGTACCTGAATGGGTTTGGCAAAAAATAATCAGGTTTGGATTCTTTCCATCTATCTTTAAACTTTTCACCAATCCGCTAATAGCACTTATTGTTTTTAATGTCTTTTTTTCGTTTTATCATATTCCCATAATCTTTGACAGGGTTATGCAAAATATGTGGCTGCATGCAGGATATTCCATACTCTTATTTGTATTGGCCCTCTTTATGTGGTGGCCATTAATCAATCAGCTGCCTGAACATCAAACATTGAATGGGCTTAAAAAAGTGGCCTATTTATTTGGGGGTGGTATCCTTCTAACACCAGCATGTGCACTTATCATTTTTTCGGACACTCCGCTTTATGCAACCTATTCAGATCCGCATGTCTGGGGAAAGATGATGAGCCTTTGTGTAGGGGCAGATAATTTCAAAAATTTAAATTTAAGTGGTCCTGGCCTATTTAGTTCTATGTCTGTACTTCATGATCAACAGCTTGGCGGTGTCCTTATGAAAATTATTCAAGAAATCGTCTATGGCTATATGCTTGGGCATGTGTTCTTTGAATGGTATAAAAAAGATCAGGCAGAATCAGAAAAAGAAATGAATCAGTCGTTTAATCCATCCATTATTAAATAA
- a CDS encoding DUF420 domain-containing protein, with protein sequence MVSLPILPTISTSFIVLSGITVAIGWMQIKQKKREAHKKTMTLAAIFALVFFIIYAIRTMFIGNTSFGGPANIKIYYTIFLVFHITLATVGAVLGAISLFSGYKNKLSFHRKLGPVTSIVWFFTSITGIAVYLLLYVFYHGGQTTSMIKAILGH encoded by the coding sequence ATGGTTTCATTACCGATATTACCAACGATTAGTACTTCTTTTATTGTTTTAAGTGGAATTACAGTTGCGATTGGCTGGATGCAAATCAAACAAAAAAAGAGAGAAGCACACAAAAAGACCATGACACTTGCAGCGATTTTTGCTCTTGTCTTCTTTATTATTTACGCTATAAGAACGATGTTTATTGGAAATACTTCTTTTGGTGGACCAGCGAACATCAAGATTTATTACACTATCTTTTTAGTTTTTCATATCACACTTGCCACAGTAGGTGCTGTTTTGGGAGCTATATCACTGTTCTCAGGGTATAAAAATAAGCTTTCTTTTCATCGTAAATTGGGTCCTGTTACTAGTATTGTTTGGTTCTTTACTTCCATAACAGGGATAGCTGTCTATCTGTTATTATACGTATTCTATCATGGCGGACAAACGACATCGATGATCAAAGCCATTTTGGGACATTAG